The Candidatus Edwardsbacteria bacterium sequence CCTTGGCGTTAGCATATTTTAAAGGAAGATGTCTGAAATGAAAGAGAATGACCAGGGAAAACTACCGCGCAAGGAACGGGAAAGACTTGCCCGCCGGACGGAGATCCTTCATGCCGCCCGGGTGATATTCGCTGAAAAGGGGCTTCACGAAACCACCTTGGACGAGATCGCCGAGAAGGCGGAGCTGGCCAAGGGCACCTTATACGGCTATTTTGAGAACAAGGAGGATCTTTTCTTTTCGGTTCTGGAGGAGACAATTCACAACTTAGAAAAGGTCATCAAGGAAACCAGCGGCAGCGGCCTTCCTCCGCCCGAGAAAATATCCATAATGATAAAAACCATACTGCGGCTGTTCGAGGAGAATGTAGACCTGATGCAGTTGATGACCCGTAATCAACCCGGGGTGCTGATGCATAAAATGCAGGAAAAAATGAAGGTTCATTTCAGGAGTCTGATATTATCGGTTTCCGGGGTGCTTCAGGAAGGCATCCAACAGGGATTTTTTGATAAGATAGACACCGAAAAGGCCGCCGCCGCGTTTTTTAATCTGATACACGGGAATGCGATGAACTCCTTCTGGCATCAACAGAAAATAAATAATAAAGAAGATTTAAAATTTCTGGTTAATTTCTATTTAAGCGGCATAACCAAATATGATACCAAAGGAACTAAATAACAT is a genomic window containing:
- a CDS encoding TetR/AcrR family transcriptional regulator, with product MKENDQGKLPRKERERLARRTEILHAARVIFAEKGLHETTLDEIAEKAELAKGTLYGYFENKEDLFFSVLEETIHNLEKVIKETSGSGLPPPEKISIMIKTILRLFEENVDLMQLMTRNQPGVLMHKMQEKMKVHFRSLILSVSGVLQEGIQQGFFDKIDTEKAAAAFFNLIHGNAMNSFWHQQKINNKEDLKFLVNFYLSGITKYDTKGTK